In the Gossypium raimondii isolate GPD5lz chromosome 9, ASM2569854v1, whole genome shotgun sequence genome, one interval contains:
- the LOC105798310 gene encoding peptidyl-prolyl cis-trans isomerase, chloroplastic isoform X4: protein MQKGRPFSLKECAISIILAAELITGIPSLDAYAANPPLPDLSVLISGPPIKDPGALLRYALPINNKAVREVQKPLEDISESLKIAGVKALDSVERNVRQASRALKQGKTLIISGLAEAKKDRGAELLDKLEVGMEELQRIVEDRNRDAVAPKQKELLQYIGDVEEDMVDGFPYEVPEEYRNMPLLKGRAAVDMKVKVKDNPNLEECVFRIVLDGYNAPVTAGNFVDLVQRHFYDGMEIQRADGFVVQTGDPDGPAEGFVDPSTEKTRTIPLEIMVDGEKAPVYEATLEELGLYKAQTKLPFNAFGTMAMAREEFENNSASSQIFWLLKESELTPSNANILDGRYAVFGYVTENEDFLADVKVGDVIESIKLVSGLDNLVNPSYKIAG, encoded by the exons ATG cagAAAGGGAGGCCATTTTCCCTGAAGGAATGTGCAATCTCCATTATTTTGGCAGCTGAGTTAATAACTGGAATCCCATCACTTGATGCATATGCAGCTAATCCTCCATTGCCAGATTTATCTGTTTTAATCTCTGGGCCTCCAATAAAAGACCCTGGAGCTTTGTTGAGATATGCATTGCCAATTAACAATAAAGCTGTTAGAGAAGTGCAAAAACCACTTGAAGATATATCCGAGTCTCTCAAGATTGCCGGTGTCAAGGCACTCGATTCCGTCGAGAGA AATGTGAGGCAAGCATCTCGAGCTCTTAAGCAAGGGAAAACGTTAATTATCTCGGGATTAGCCGAAGCAAAGAAGGACCGTGGAGCAGAATTGCTTGACAAGCTGGAAGTCGGGATGGAGGAACTACAACGGATCGTGGAGGATCGGAATAGAGATGCGGTGGCACCTAAACAGAAGGAGCTGCTTCAATATATTGGAGA TGTTGAAGAGGATATGGTAGATGGCTTCCCATATGAAGTACCGGAAGAATATAGGAATATGCCGCTTTTGAAGGGGAGAGCAGCTGTGGATATGAAGGTCAAAGTCAAAGACAACCCGAATCTAGAGGAGTGTGTGTTCCGTATTGTTCTCGATGGGTATAATGCCCCGGTAACAGCTGGGAATTTTGTTGACCTCGTCCAAAGGCACTTCTATGATGGCATGGAAATTCAGAGAG CGGATGGGTTTGTTGTTCAAACCGGAGATCCTGATGGTCCTGCAGAGGGCTTTGTTGATCCTAGTACCGAGAAAACTCGGACAATACCATTAGAAATCATGGTTGATGGAGAGAAAGCACCTGTATATGAAGCAACACTGGAG GAGCTTGGTCTGTACAAGGCTCAAACAAAGCTCCCTTTCAATGCTTTCGGAACCATGGCAATGGCTCGAGAA GAGTTTGAGAATAACTCTGCCTCAAGCCAGATATTCTGGCTATTGAAAGAAAGTGAACTAACACCGAGTAATGCCAATATATTGGATGGTCGATATGCTGTGTTCGGATACGTGACTGAAAATGAGGATTTTTTGGCAGACGTCAAGGTCGGTGATgttattgaatcaattaaacTTGTTTCCGGCCTAGACAATCTAGTCAATCCAAGCTATAAGATTGCTGGTTAG
- the LOC105798310 gene encoding peptidyl-prolyl cis-trans isomerase, chloroplastic isoform X1, with translation MAAIISCNSYSPLAASKWINPTLPTKASTFLTTPKYNSHKHVQCQLQNGQQKGRPFSLKECAISIILAAELITGIPSLDAYAANPPLPDLSVLISGPPIKDPGALLRYALPINNKAVREVQKPLEDISESLKIAGVKALDSVERNVRQASRALKQGKTLIISGLAEAKKDRGAELLDKLEVGMEELQRIVEDRNRDAVAPKQKELLQYIGDVEEDMVDGFPYEVPEEYRNMPLLKGRAAVDMKVKVKDNPNLEECVFRIVLDGYNAPVTAGNFVDLVQRHFYDGMEIQRADGFVVQTGDPDGPAEGFVDPSTEKTRTIPLEIMVDGEKAPVYEATLEELGLYKAQTKLPFNAFGTMAMAREEFENNSASSQIFWLLKESELTPSNANILDGRYAVFGYVTENEDFLADVKVGDVIESIKLVSGLDNLVNPSYKIAG, from the exons ATGGCTGCTATTATCTCTTGTAACTCTTACTCTCCTTTAGCTGCCTCTAAATGGATTAACCCAACACTCCCCACTAAAGCTTCAACCTTTCTAACAACTCCCAAATATAATTCCCACAAGCATGTTCAGTGTCAGCTTCAGAATGGGCAG cagAAAGGGAGGCCATTTTCCCTGAAGGAATGTGCAATCTCCATTATTTTGGCAGCTGAGTTAATAACTGGAATCCCATCACTTGATGCATATGCAGCTAATCCTCCATTGCCAGATTTATCTGTTTTAATCTCTGGGCCTCCAATAAAAGACCCTGGAGCTTTGTTGAGATATGCATTGCCAATTAACAATAAAGCTGTTAGAGAAGTGCAAAAACCACTTGAAGATATATCCGAGTCTCTCAAGATTGCCGGTGTCAAGGCACTCGATTCCGTCGAGAGA AATGTGAGGCAAGCATCTCGAGCTCTTAAGCAAGGGAAAACGTTAATTATCTCGGGATTAGCCGAAGCAAAGAAGGACCGTGGAGCAGAATTGCTTGACAAGCTGGAAGTCGGGATGGAGGAACTACAACGGATCGTGGAGGATCGGAATAGAGATGCGGTGGCACCTAAACAGAAGGAGCTGCTTCAATATATTGGAGA TGTTGAAGAGGATATGGTAGATGGCTTCCCATATGAAGTACCGGAAGAATATAGGAATATGCCGCTTTTGAAGGGGAGAGCAGCTGTGGATATGAAGGTCAAAGTCAAAGACAACCCGAATCTAGAGGAGTGTGTGTTCCGTATTGTTCTCGATGGGTATAATGCCCCGGTAACAGCTGGGAATTTTGTTGACCTCGTCCAAAGGCACTTCTATGATGGCATGGAAATTCAGAGAG CGGATGGGTTTGTTGTTCAAACCGGAGATCCTGATGGTCCTGCAGAGGGCTTTGTTGATCCTAGTACCGAGAAAACTCGGACAATACCATTAGAAATCATGGTTGATGGAGAGAAAGCACCTGTATATGAAGCAACACTGGAG GAGCTTGGTCTGTACAAGGCTCAAACAAAGCTCCCTTTCAATGCTTTCGGAACCATGGCAATGGCTCGAGAA GAGTTTGAGAATAACTCTGCCTCAAGCCAGATATTCTGGCTATTGAAAGAAAGTGAACTAACACCGAGTAATGCCAATATATTGGATGGTCGATATGCTGTGTTCGGATACGTGACTGAAAATGAGGATTTTTTGGCAGACGTCAAGGTCGGTGATgttattgaatcaattaaacTTGTTTCCGGCCTAGACAATCTAGTCAATCCAAGCTATAAGATTGCTGGTTAG
- the LOC105798312 gene encoding protein farnesyltransferase subunit beta isoform X2, with protein sequence MESFRSLTVTQRDQILVEQQVFDIFKTFYNLPPSSQSFMLELQRENHVEYLTKGLTGLGPSFCVLDANRPWICYWILHSIALLDEFVDPELEDNTIDFLSRCQGPNGGYAGGPGQMPHLATTYAAVNSLVTLGGDKAFSSINREKLYMFLRQMKDASGGFRMHDGGEIDVRACYTAISVASLLNILDDELVQNVGNYILSCQTYEGGISGEPGSEAHGGYTFCGLATMILINEVDRLDLSSLTDWVVFRQGVEGGFQGRTNKLVDGCYSFWQGGIFALLKRLNSTKGVKPIPLGDGEGSGEESPQTTASSDAAGEEGLNEDLSLGGSHSEIGDQNNTSSQVNVIDIDHNHSKGHANVEPLFNSLALQQYILLCSQELNGGLRDKPGKSRDHYHTCYCLSGLSVCQRSWLEDEDSPPLPRAVLGPYSNLLEPIHPLYNVVLDRYRGAHEFFTKS encoded by the exons ATGGAATCGTTCAGGAGTTTAACCGTAACTCAGCGGGATCAGATATTGGTTGAGCAACAAGTCTTCGACATATTCAAAACGTTCTACAACCTGCCTCCGAGTTCTCAATCCTTCAT GTTGGAGCTTCAACGAGAAAATCATGTGGAGTACTTAACGAAAGGATTAACAGGGCTCGGTCCTTCTTTCTGCGTATTAGATGCCAA TCGTCCTTGGATTTGTTATTGGATACTTCATTCGATTGCTTTACTGGACGAGTTTGTAGATCCTGAATTGGAAGATAATACTATTGATTTTCTTAGTCGTTGTCAG GGTCCTAATGGTGGTTATGCTGGTGGACCTGGACAG ATGCCTCACCTTGCAACAACATATGCTGCAGTCAATTCACTTGTTACTTTGGGTGGTGACAAAGCATTCTCATCAATTAATAG AGAAAAACTATACATGTTTTTGCGGCAAATGAAAGATGCCAGTGGGGGATTCAG AATGCATGATGGTGGAGAAATTGATGTTCGAGCATGTTATACAGCCATCTCA GTTGCAAGTCTCCTGAATATTTTGGATGATGAACTTGTTCAAAATGTTGGAAATTACATCTTAAG TTGCCAGACTTACGAAGGTGGCATTTCTGGGGAACCTGGTTCTGAAGCTCATGGGGG GTACACCTTTTGTGGGTTGGCGacaatgattttaatcaatgaGGTCGATCGTCTGGATCTGTCTAGCTTAACT GATTGGGTTGTTTTCCGACAAGGAGTGGAGGGGGGATTTCAGGGCAGAACTAATAAACTGGTTGACGGTTGTTACTCATTCTGGCag GGAGGAATTTTTGCATTactaaaaagattaaattctacTAAAGGAGTAAAACCAATACCATTGGGAGATGGAGAAGGTAGTGGTGAAGAAAGTCCGCAAACCACCGCTTCATCAGATGCAGCTGGAGAAGAAGGTTTGAATGAGGATTTATCTCTGGGTGGCAGTCATTCTGAGATTGGAG ATCAAAACAATACGTCATCTCAAGTTAATGTTATCGATATTGATCATAATCATAGCAAGGGGCATGCAAATGTGGAACCTCTTTTCAACAGCTTGGCCCTGCAGCAATACATTCTTTTATGCTCACAG GAGCTGAATGGTGGACTGAGAGACAAACCTGGTAAGTCTAGAGACCATTATCATACATGTTACTGTTTAAGCGGCCTTTCTGTGTGTCAACGTAGCTGGTTGGAAGACGAAGATTCTCCACCCTTGCCTCGTGCTGTATTAGGTCCGTATTCAAATCTTCTGGAACCCATTCACCCCCTATATAATGTTGTATTAGATCGTTACCGGGGAGCACACGAGTTTTTTACCAAGTCGTAA
- the LOC105798310 gene encoding peptidyl-prolyl cis-trans isomerase, chloroplastic isoform X3, with protein MAAIISCNSYSPLAASKWINPTLPTKASTFLTTPKYNSHKHVQCQLQNGQQKGRPFSLKECAISIILAAELITGIPSLDAYAANPPLPDLSVLISGPPIKDPGALLRYALPINNKAVREVQKPLEDISESLKIAGVKALDSVERNVRQASRALKQGKTLIISGLAEAKKDRGAELLDKLEVGMEELQRIVEDRNRDAVAPKQKELLQYIGDVEEDMVDGFPYEVPEEYRNMPLLKGRAAVDMKVKVKDNPNLEECVFRIVLDGYNAPVTAGNFVDLVQRHFYDGMEIQRADGFVVQTGDPDGPAEGFVDPSTEKTRTIPLEIMVDGEKAPVYEATLEELGLYKAQTKLPFNAFGTMAMAREEFENNSASSQIFWLLKESELTPSNANILDGRYAVFGYVTENEDFLADVKGRFGILPQLVFF; from the exons ATGGCTGCTATTATCTCTTGTAACTCTTACTCTCCTTTAGCTGCCTCTAAATGGATTAACCCAACACTCCCCACTAAAGCTTCAACCTTTCTAACAACTCCCAAATATAATTCCCACAAGCATGTTCAGTGTCAGCTTCAGAATGGGCAG cagAAAGGGAGGCCATTTTCCCTGAAGGAATGTGCAATCTCCATTATTTTGGCAGCTGAGTTAATAACTGGAATCCCATCACTTGATGCATATGCAGCTAATCCTCCATTGCCAGATTTATCTGTTTTAATCTCTGGGCCTCCAATAAAAGACCCTGGAGCTTTGTTGAGATATGCATTGCCAATTAACAATAAAGCTGTTAGAGAAGTGCAAAAACCACTTGAAGATATATCCGAGTCTCTCAAGATTGCCGGTGTCAAGGCACTCGATTCCGTCGAGAGA AATGTGAGGCAAGCATCTCGAGCTCTTAAGCAAGGGAAAACGTTAATTATCTCGGGATTAGCCGAAGCAAAGAAGGACCGTGGAGCAGAATTGCTTGACAAGCTGGAAGTCGGGATGGAGGAACTACAACGGATCGTGGAGGATCGGAATAGAGATGCGGTGGCACCTAAACAGAAGGAGCTGCTTCAATATATTGGAGA TGTTGAAGAGGATATGGTAGATGGCTTCCCATATGAAGTACCGGAAGAATATAGGAATATGCCGCTTTTGAAGGGGAGAGCAGCTGTGGATATGAAGGTCAAAGTCAAAGACAACCCGAATCTAGAGGAGTGTGTGTTCCGTATTGTTCTCGATGGGTATAATGCCCCGGTAACAGCTGGGAATTTTGTTGACCTCGTCCAAAGGCACTTCTATGATGGCATGGAAATTCAGAGAG CGGATGGGTTTGTTGTTCAAACCGGAGATCCTGATGGTCCTGCAGAGGGCTTTGTTGATCCTAGTACCGAGAAAACTCGGACAATACCATTAGAAATCATGGTTGATGGAGAGAAAGCACCTGTATATGAAGCAACACTGGAG GAGCTTGGTCTGTACAAGGCTCAAACAAAGCTCCCTTTCAATGCTTTCGGAACCATGGCAATGGCTCGAGAA GAGTTTGAGAATAACTCTGCCTCAAGCCAGATATTCTGGCTATTGAAAGAAAGTGAACTAACACCGAGTAATGCCAATATATTGGATGGTCGATATGCTGTGTTCGGATACGTGACTGAAAATGAGGATTTTTTGGCAGACGTCAAG GGAAGATTCGGCATTCTTCCCCAATTGGTCTTCTTCTAA
- the LOC105798310 gene encoding peptidyl-prolyl cis-trans isomerase, chloroplastic isoform X2, whose translation MAAIISCNSYSPLAASKWINPTLPTKASTFLTTPKYNSHKHVQCQLQNGQKGRPFSLKECAISIILAAELITGIPSLDAYAANPPLPDLSVLISGPPIKDPGALLRYALPINNKAVREVQKPLEDISESLKIAGVKALDSVERNVRQASRALKQGKTLIISGLAEAKKDRGAELLDKLEVGMEELQRIVEDRNRDAVAPKQKELLQYIGDVEEDMVDGFPYEVPEEYRNMPLLKGRAAVDMKVKVKDNPNLEECVFRIVLDGYNAPVTAGNFVDLVQRHFYDGMEIQRADGFVVQTGDPDGPAEGFVDPSTEKTRTIPLEIMVDGEKAPVYEATLEELGLYKAQTKLPFNAFGTMAMAREEFENNSASSQIFWLLKESELTPSNANILDGRYAVFGYVTENEDFLADVKVGDVIESIKLVSGLDNLVNPSYKIAG comes from the exons ATGGCTGCTATTATCTCTTGTAACTCTTACTCTCCTTTAGCTGCCTCTAAATGGATTAACCCAACACTCCCCACTAAAGCTTCAACCTTTCTAACAACTCCCAAATATAATTCCCACAAGCATGTTCAGTGTCAGCTTCAGAATGGGCAG AAAGGGAGGCCATTTTCCCTGAAGGAATGTGCAATCTCCATTATTTTGGCAGCTGAGTTAATAACTGGAATCCCATCACTTGATGCATATGCAGCTAATCCTCCATTGCCAGATTTATCTGTTTTAATCTCTGGGCCTCCAATAAAAGACCCTGGAGCTTTGTTGAGATATGCATTGCCAATTAACAATAAAGCTGTTAGAGAAGTGCAAAAACCACTTGAAGATATATCCGAGTCTCTCAAGATTGCCGGTGTCAAGGCACTCGATTCCGTCGAGAGA AATGTGAGGCAAGCATCTCGAGCTCTTAAGCAAGGGAAAACGTTAATTATCTCGGGATTAGCCGAAGCAAAGAAGGACCGTGGAGCAGAATTGCTTGACAAGCTGGAAGTCGGGATGGAGGAACTACAACGGATCGTGGAGGATCGGAATAGAGATGCGGTGGCACCTAAACAGAAGGAGCTGCTTCAATATATTGGAGA TGTTGAAGAGGATATGGTAGATGGCTTCCCATATGAAGTACCGGAAGAATATAGGAATATGCCGCTTTTGAAGGGGAGAGCAGCTGTGGATATGAAGGTCAAAGTCAAAGACAACCCGAATCTAGAGGAGTGTGTGTTCCGTATTGTTCTCGATGGGTATAATGCCCCGGTAACAGCTGGGAATTTTGTTGACCTCGTCCAAAGGCACTTCTATGATGGCATGGAAATTCAGAGAG CGGATGGGTTTGTTGTTCAAACCGGAGATCCTGATGGTCCTGCAGAGGGCTTTGTTGATCCTAGTACCGAGAAAACTCGGACAATACCATTAGAAATCATGGTTGATGGAGAGAAAGCACCTGTATATGAAGCAACACTGGAG GAGCTTGGTCTGTACAAGGCTCAAACAAAGCTCCCTTTCAATGCTTTCGGAACCATGGCAATGGCTCGAGAA GAGTTTGAGAATAACTCTGCCTCAAGCCAGATATTCTGGCTATTGAAAGAAAGTGAACTAACACCGAGTAATGCCAATATATTGGATGGTCGATATGCTGTGTTCGGATACGTGACTGAAAATGAGGATTTTTTGGCAGACGTCAAGGTCGGTGATgttattgaatcaattaaacTTGTTTCCGGCCTAGACAATCTAGTCAATCCAAGCTATAAGATTGCTGGTTAG
- the LOC105798312 gene encoding protein farnesyltransferase subunit beta isoform X1 gives MESFRSLTVTQRDQILVEQQVFDIFKTFYNLPPSSQSFMLELQRENHVEYLTKGLTGLGPSFCVLDANRPWICYWILHSIALLDEFVDPELEDNTIDFLSRCQGPNGGYAGGPGQASKILDMIIVKLLPTIFCMLTMPHLATTYAAVNSLVTLGGDKAFSSINREKLYMFLRQMKDASGGFRMHDGGEIDVRACYTAISVASLLNILDDELVQNVGNYILSCQTYEGGISGEPGSEAHGGYTFCGLATMILINEVDRLDLSSLTDWVVFRQGVEGGFQGRTNKLVDGCYSFWQGGIFALLKRLNSTKGVKPIPLGDGEGSGEESPQTTASSDAAGEEGLNEDLSLGGSHSEIGDQNNTSSQVNVIDIDHNHSKGHANVEPLFNSLALQQYILLCSQELNGGLRDKPGKSRDHYHTCYCLSGLSVCQRSWLEDEDSPPLPRAVLGPYSNLLEPIHPLYNVVLDRYRGAHEFFTKS, from the exons ATGGAATCGTTCAGGAGTTTAACCGTAACTCAGCGGGATCAGATATTGGTTGAGCAACAAGTCTTCGACATATTCAAAACGTTCTACAACCTGCCTCCGAGTTCTCAATCCTTCAT GTTGGAGCTTCAACGAGAAAATCATGTGGAGTACTTAACGAAAGGATTAACAGGGCTCGGTCCTTCTTTCTGCGTATTAGATGCCAA TCGTCCTTGGATTTGTTATTGGATACTTCATTCGATTGCTTTACTGGACGAGTTTGTAGATCCTGAATTGGAAGATAATACTATTGATTTTCTTAGTCGTTGTCAG GGTCCTAATGGTGGTTATGCTGGTGGACCTGGACAGGCaagtaaaattttggatatGATCATTGTTAAACTCTTACCTACTATCTTCTGTATGCTAACG ATGCCTCACCTTGCAACAACATATGCTGCAGTCAATTCACTTGTTACTTTGGGTGGTGACAAAGCATTCTCATCAATTAATAG AGAAAAACTATACATGTTTTTGCGGCAAATGAAAGATGCCAGTGGGGGATTCAG AATGCATGATGGTGGAGAAATTGATGTTCGAGCATGTTATACAGCCATCTCA GTTGCAAGTCTCCTGAATATTTTGGATGATGAACTTGTTCAAAATGTTGGAAATTACATCTTAAG TTGCCAGACTTACGAAGGTGGCATTTCTGGGGAACCTGGTTCTGAAGCTCATGGGGG GTACACCTTTTGTGGGTTGGCGacaatgattttaatcaatgaGGTCGATCGTCTGGATCTGTCTAGCTTAACT GATTGGGTTGTTTTCCGACAAGGAGTGGAGGGGGGATTTCAGGGCAGAACTAATAAACTGGTTGACGGTTGTTACTCATTCTGGCag GGAGGAATTTTTGCATTactaaaaagattaaattctacTAAAGGAGTAAAACCAATACCATTGGGAGATGGAGAAGGTAGTGGTGAAGAAAGTCCGCAAACCACCGCTTCATCAGATGCAGCTGGAGAAGAAGGTTTGAATGAGGATTTATCTCTGGGTGGCAGTCATTCTGAGATTGGAG ATCAAAACAATACGTCATCTCAAGTTAATGTTATCGATATTGATCATAATCATAGCAAGGGGCATGCAAATGTGGAACCTCTTTTCAACAGCTTGGCCCTGCAGCAATACATTCTTTTATGCTCACAG GAGCTGAATGGTGGACTGAGAGACAAACCTGGTAAGTCTAGAGACCATTATCATACATGTTACTGTTTAAGCGGCCTTTCTGTGTGTCAACGTAGCTGGTTGGAAGACGAAGATTCTCCACCCTTGCCTCGTGCTGTATTAGGTCCGTATTCAAATCTTCTGGAACCCATTCACCCCCTATATAATGTTGTATTAGATCGTTACCGGGGAGCACACGAGTTTTTTACCAAGTCGTAA
- the LOC105797435 gene encoding uncharacterized protein LOC105797435, translating into MFSVKELVHVLQEIELEAHAAKGIGKTHAKWSPVAIAWYRMLPEVVLLEDIEYDLAEELKSKCPVNVFDIEDLGKGRRRATVARPRACTLCRECIRGDDWEKRVALRRVKDHFIFTIDSTGALPPEVLFTEAVKILEDECERVITELS; encoded by the exons GAAATTGAACTGGAAGCACATGCTGCTAAAGGCATTGGGAAAACACATGCAAAGTGGTCCCCAGTGGCCATTGCTTGGTATCGGATGCTTCCTGAG gttGTATTATTGGAAGATATCGAATATGACCTTGCTGAAGAACTCAAAAGCAAATGCCCTGTTAATGTGTTTGATATAGAAGATCTTGGAAAAG GTAGGAGAAGGGCAACTGTAGCAAGGCCACGTGCGTGCACACTTTGCAGAGAATGCATAAGAGGTGACGATTGGGAGAAACGTGTGGCACTGCGCCGTGTTAAAGATCATTTCATAT TCACCATTGATTCTACTGGAGCATTACCTCCTGAAGTTCTATTTACTGAAGCAGTGAAGATTTTAGAAGACGAGTGTGAACGCGTGATAACGGAGCTCTCATGA